DNA sequence from the Juglans microcarpa x Juglans regia isolate MS1-56 chromosome 5S, Jm3101_v1.0, whole genome shotgun sequence genome:
GTCCAAGAGCTGGAATCCGAGACAATCTCAGCCTTACAAGAGAAGCAGCCAATATATGCAATCGGGCCAGTTTTCCTTGCTGGGTTAATCACCAAGAACAGTGTACCTACTAGCCTTTGGTCCGAGTTGGACTGCACCCACTGGCTTCAAACCAAGCCACATGGTTCGGTTTTGTATATCTCTTTTGGTAGCTATGCTCATGTGAGCAAACATGATATTGCGGAGATAGCATATGGGCTTTTATCAAGTGGAGTGAATTTTATTTGGGTTCTTCGTCCAGATGTTGTGAATTCTGATGAACCTGATTTCTTGCCTGTTGGGTTTGAAGATGACGTCAAAGGTAGAGGCTTGGTCATGAATTGGTGCCGTCAGATTGATGTGATCTCGCATCCGACGGTTGGAGGGTTCCTAACTCACTGTGGATGGAACTCGATATTAGAGAGTATATGGTGTGGTGTTCCACTGCTGTGTTTCCCTTTGCTGACAGACCAATTCACAAACAGAAAACTAGTGGTCGATGATTGGAGGATCGGGCTTAATCTTTGCGACAAGAAGTTAATCACAAGGGAGGAAGTTGCAGCAAAGATCAATCATGTGATGAGTGGAAAATCAGGCGATGAATTGAGGATGAATACAAAGGAGCTCAGAAAGATACTAGAGAATGCATTGAACAGTACCCATGGCCATGGATCTTCagaaaaaaatctcaatcaaTTCATCGATGATGTGAAGCTCAAAGTTAGAGAGAAACTTGGGGTAGTGACATGGGAAACAAACGGCATTCCAATATGAGgaaatcaatattcatcattAAAGATCAAATGTTTTCTTGATCTCGCGAATTATGCAATTTTCAATCACACCAGTAGTACTTGATATCATGTTGAAAAGTGATTTTATGTATTACAAGATGAAGATCAGTAGCTAGCATTTATCCTGTGCACAATCGTAGGGCGGGTAATTAATGTAGTAGATTATAATGATGTACTGTTGATCTACATCTATTTTCTTGGTCTATGAATGCATGTATCTTCATGATAGTTCTATTAAAAAATGGAGCTGTCAAGTGATAGAATTGAACTCGAGCTGAATGGGCCATATATGTGGAGTTGTCCTCATCCAAATTACTTTAATACATGCATATGGTGGAAACTGTCAAAATTGCATCATCATCCATCGAATTATAGAGCTAGTGTCACTTTCTCGAATGGATCTAGCAGCCAGCCCCTGGCCTCTCAGAGTTTGTCGTCATTTGGTTGCCATCTTTAATCAAAAGATGACAATGATCTTGTCGTTTGAGAGATTATATACGttgatttttcattaattgccaattttctaattattatctgATAAGTTGATGATGCCTGCagctttttgttttgttctgaggaataaaaggaaaacaaagaaagagtcTCTAATTGCTTTCATCGCTATCTGTTTCTGATCATAACCAAAATCActcaatttattagatttaaatttaaatttagactCATAGTATTGCGTAATCATTAATCAATCCTACAGAATGGACACGTCATACTTATATTCTTTCACCATAAATTCTATATGTCATCAAAGtaatttttatcatatcattcatactccaaaattatctaaataattttCGATTACTAGGATTGTGAAAGTGCATTTTGGTGGTTTTGTGCGTGCCTCGGATGAAAGTTTAAGCACCGGTCAAGTTCattctttattctttataaGTAGAACTAGAACGACAGAAAATACTATATACAGAACAGTTGTGGAAATACAGCAATGAATTTTCCTAATTAATGATAGtgttaaaaacaaatatagataattaaatttatatctttcGAGTTCTGATACATATAGTCACTTTTACGTACTCCTTGCGCActctattaatatgattggttaaaatagttattttatattaaaaaaataatacaatcaatcaaattagtagaatgcacaaaaaatacataaaattgattgttcataaaatttattagaaagaaaACATGGGCTGAAAGTATAATATAGTTTATTGAACCCATGCATCATGATCTATGTCaccaacttcaataacacatgTCCAAGCTGCAAGATGAAACATAGACATTAGAGTGGTCCACTTCAAACCAATTACAAAGTCCAGAACTTCTTGGCTCTCTTTGTAGTACCAAGGAGTCCCCTTTTGTTCGTTTAAGCCTATTGTTAGGAGTTTGTTAGGTTTAAAAGTCCATAAAGGGAACTTCTCTTTGTGGAAGACTAAAGTAACTATATATCTATTCTATATTAAAAGCGCTAATGTAAAAAGCAACAATATTTCTTCgtcttattttttcttcctattttACCCCTCAATTTGAGTTGTTTTCTCGTTTCGTCCAACAGGTGGGAGTAGCGGTTGAACAATGTTTTCATCCGTTAGTTTTTCCTTGGCAATCTAGACATCGGTACCATTCAGAGGATTCGAGATACAGAAATGGTAGATCTCATATCATACACAtacattaaacataaaaaaatcacatcaaaagaacaaaatttcatcaagtCGCAACAATCACCAAGA
Encoded proteins:
- the LOC121266769 gene encoding UDP-glycosyltransferase 86A1 — encoded protein: MENNHGQKPHAVMFAYPLQGHVIPFVHLAMKLASKGFTITFINTLSIHHNITKSQPHIAAKDNIFAGARESGLDIRYTTVSDGFPIGFDRSLNHDQFMEGLLHVLSTHVDEIVGKLVQHSDPPITCLIADTFFVWTSMIADKYNLVNVSFWTEPVLVLTLYYHLDLLRKNGHFASQDNREDTIDYIPGVRAIQPKDLMSYLQATDDISTVVHRIIYKAFQDVKRADFIVCNTVQELESETISALQEKQPIYAIGPVFLAGLITKNSVPTSLWSELDCTHWLQTKPHGSVLYISFGSYAHVSKHDIAEIAYGLLSSGVNFIWVLRPDVVNSDEPDFLPVGFEDDVKGRGLVMNWCRQIDVISHPTVGGFLTHCGWNSILESIWCGVPLLCFPLLTDQFTNRKLVVDDWRIGLNLCDKKLITREEVAAKINHVMSGKSGDELRMNTKELRKILENALNSTHGHGSSEKNLNQFIDDVKLKVREKLGVVTWETNGIPI